A region of Myxococcus stipitatus DSM 14675 DNA encodes the following proteins:
- a CDS encoding fatty acid desaturase family protein: MYAEVVDEADVQTARRVDRQALAVLTREMSRVSNLKALCALATQWLVIGAAFAAVIVVDRWWMWPIAAVLIATRQHAMLALMHEAAHFHFLSNRKVGDVVADLLCAFPLNMTTAGYRHQHMEHHRYVNTDKDPYWANQQVDTSWHFPRTPVRAAAVFLGDALGIYTPNHLKVVLPWTYWGRLLGGAQPKISVGEHLRYALYVAALVTVLVTTGAWLHWLLLWVLPTTTVMMAFFRMRALGEHPIDIEPKGDETRETRDVKGTFLENFFVAPLNCNYHLTHHAFPSVPFYNLPVMHEQLDQAGLLEDGVNRFDTYLGKRNSLMGYLTRKPESAETMPAEAPQPQRVQLPLHS, from the coding sequence ATGTACGCCGAAGTCGTTGACGAGGCGGATGTGCAGACAGCGCGACGCGTCGACCGACAAGCGCTCGCCGTCCTCACCCGTGAAATGTCCCGGGTCAGCAACCTCAAGGCCCTGTGTGCCCTTGCCACTCAATGGCTGGTCATCGGGGCGGCGTTCGCCGCGGTCATCGTGGTCGACCGTTGGTGGATGTGGCCCATCGCCGCGGTGCTCATCGCCACCCGTCAGCACGCGATGCTGGCGCTGATGCACGAGGCCGCGCACTTCCACTTCCTGTCGAACCGCAAGGTGGGCGACGTCGTCGCCGACCTGCTGTGTGCCTTCCCGCTGAACATGACGACGGCGGGCTACCGGCACCAGCACATGGAGCACCACCGCTACGTCAACACGGACAAGGACCCGTACTGGGCCAACCAGCAGGTGGACACGTCCTGGCACTTTCCGCGCACGCCGGTGCGGGCCGCGGCGGTGTTCCTGGGCGACGCGCTGGGCATCTACACCCCCAACCACCTGAAGGTCGTGCTGCCCTGGACGTACTGGGGCCGGCTCCTGGGTGGCGCGCAGCCGAAGATCTCCGTCGGCGAGCACCTGCGCTACGCGCTCTATGTCGCCGCGCTGGTCACCGTGCTGGTGACGACGGGCGCGTGGCTGCACTGGCTCTTGTTGTGGGTGCTGCCCACGACGACGGTGATGATGGCCTTCTTCCGGATGCGCGCGCTGGGCGAGCACCCCATCGACATCGAGCCGAAGGGCGACGAGACGCGCGAGACGCGCGACGTGAAGGGGACCTTCCTCGAGAACTTCTTCGTGGCGCCCCTCAACTGCAACTACCACCTCACGCACCACGCGTTCCCGTCCGTGCCCTTCTACAACCTGCCCGTCATGCACGAGCAGCTCGACCAGGCGGGCCTGCTCGAGGACGGCGTGAATCGCTTCGACACGTACCTGGGCAAGCGCAACAGCCTGATGGGCTACCTCACGCGCAAGCCGGAGTCCGCGGAGACGATGCCCGCCGAGGCCCCCCAGCCCCAGCGCGTGCAACTGCCCCTGCACTCGTAG
- a CDS encoding DUF4846 domain-containing protein, which yields MTTPERPPLPPSRPGAKWLPRAALVALLCPGLASAGPASTRVPRVMHAAVESAAPATTDAVSLRAPSRDELARYAWLAKDAKVRPLDLSIPAPEGYTRVAVESGSFAEWLRGLPLRAEGTPVLHFRGGEVLPGDDARLAAVAELDIGTANLQQCADSVIRLHAEWLWSRQQREQIAYRFTSGHLASWPNYAAGDRARISGAKVTWVRSAAADSSRAAFRSYLDLVFTYAGTLSLATAKGRPTREDLRAGDFFVLGGSPGHAVLVLDVAADAGGRRVALLGQGFMPAQDFHVLSPGGALGPWFPLEGEAVATPFWKPFPWTSARRFP from the coding sequence ATGACGACGCCCGAACGCCCGCCCCTCCCGCCCTCCCGCCCTGGCGCGAAGTGGCTCCCCCGCGCCGCGCTGGTGGCCCTGCTGTGTCCGGGGCTCGCGAGCGCGGGCCCGGCGAGCACGCGTGTTCCTCGCGTGATGCACGCGGCGGTGGAGTCCGCGGCTCCCGCGACGACGGACGCCGTGTCCCTCCGAGCCCCCTCGCGCGACGAGCTGGCCCGCTACGCCTGGCTGGCGAAGGACGCGAAGGTCCGTCCCCTGGACCTCTCCATCCCCGCGCCGGAGGGCTACACGCGCGTGGCGGTGGAGTCAGGCTCGTTCGCCGAGTGGCTGCGCGGCCTGCCCCTGCGCGCCGAAGGCACCCCCGTGCTGCACTTCCGGGGCGGAGAGGTGCTGCCCGGCGACGACGCGCGGCTGGCGGCGGTGGCGGAGCTGGACATCGGCACGGCCAACCTCCAGCAGTGCGCGGACTCCGTCATCCGCCTGCATGCGGAGTGGCTGTGGTCGCGCCAGCAGCGGGAGCAGATTGCCTATCGCTTCACGAGTGGCCACCTGGCCTCCTGGCCGAACTACGCGGCGGGAGACCGGGCGCGCATCTCCGGCGCGAAGGTGACGTGGGTGCGGAGCGCCGCGGCGGACAGCTCGAGGGCCGCGTTCCGCTCCTACCTGGACCTGGTGTTCACCTACGCGGGCACCTTGTCGCTGGCGACCGCCAAGGGCCGCCCCACGCGCGAGGACCTGCGTGCGGGGGACTTCTTCGTGCTGGGCGGGAGCCCGGGGCACGCGGTGCTGGTGCTGGACGTGGCGGCCGACGCGGGGGGCCGCCGCGTGGCGCTCCTGGGACAGGGCTTCATGCCCGCCCAGGACTTCCATGTCCTGTCTCCGGGAGGAGCGCTGGGGCCGTGGTTCCCGCTCGAGGGAGAAGCGGTGGCCACGCCGTTCTGGAAGCCCTTTCCGTGGACGTCCGCCCGGCGCTTCCCGTGA
- a CDS encoding CDP-alcohol phosphatidyltransferase family protein: MRRQASLVLLNTLSLSRLPMAVAFIVIPDAKVRAGLVILAALSDFLDGWLARHKGLATRLGALIDPVADRAFMVTAVLVCYLDGLISLPELVLLLVRDIGTAVGFIVTRLVPGLRRVELKARMLGKVVTSLQLVTLLCVLLFPPAVRPLVALIAVLSLASVVDYSRAVLRARPRGRERSRPSETAGARGTPMPSARK, encoded by the coding sequence ATGCGCCGCCAGGCGAGCCTCGTGCTGCTCAACACCTTGTCCCTATCCCGCCTGCCCATGGCGGTGGCGTTCATCGTCATCCCGGATGCGAAGGTGCGCGCGGGGCTCGTCATCCTGGCGGCGCTCTCCGATTTCCTCGACGGGTGGCTTGCTCGGCACAAGGGCCTGGCCACACGGCTGGGTGCCCTCATCGACCCGGTGGCCGACCGCGCCTTCATGGTGACGGCCGTCCTCGTCTGCTACCTCGACGGACTCATCTCCCTGCCGGAGCTCGTGCTGTTGCTGGTGAGGGATATCGGCACCGCGGTGGGCTTCATCGTCACGCGGCTGGTGCCGGGGCTGCGGCGGGTGGAGCTCAAGGCGCGGATGCTCGGCAAGGTCGTCACCTCGCTGCAGTTGGTGACGCTGCTGTGCGTGCTCTTGTTCCCCCCCGCGGTGAGGCCGCTCGTCGCGCTCATCGCCGTGCTGTCGCTCGCGTCGGTGGTCGACTACTCGCGCGCGGTGCTCCGGGCTCGGCCGAGGGGACGGGAGCGGTCTCGGCCCTCGGAGACCGCCGGGGCACGGGGGACGCCCATGCCCTCGGCCCGGAAGTGA
- a CDS encoding murein transglycosylase A, with amino-acid sequence MRSWSARRLWLVCLLLVGASCARVPRPAVTRPQDALVALQDTAKLVDDGGVASLRVALGESLIWLRTRPVDHRFVYGPREVTAGELVAALERLRDRLTDGLSSQDVSTAVLAEFDLLESAGGEDGTVLFTGYYEPVLDGSMTRSEEYSIPVLSAPDDLIEVPLEPFAERFASEKVFGRLEGKRLVPYWNRSAIRGGKLGQRKLELAWVRDPVALFFMEVQGSGTLRLVDGTERRVGYAASNGRPYRSIGSLLIQEGAIPKEQMSMQALRAWLAANPTQRDRVLDHNESYVFFRFLPGAAVGSLGREVTPGRSIATDARLFPKGGLAFIQTDHPVKMADGSVQWKPLARFMFNQDTGGAIRGAGRVDVFWGRGPEAELAAGMMKQKGRLFFLVPKPRAVVAVP; translated from the coding sequence ATGCGCTCCTGGTCCGCTCGACGCCTCTGGCTGGTGTGTCTGCTCCTTGTCGGTGCGTCCTGCGCGCGGGTTCCTCGGCCCGCGGTGACACGGCCCCAGGACGCACTGGTCGCGCTCCAGGACACCGCGAAGCTGGTGGATGATGGAGGCGTGGCGTCGCTGCGGGTGGCGCTCGGGGAGAGCCTCATCTGGCTGAGGACCCGCCCGGTGGACCACCGGTTCGTCTACGGGCCTCGCGAGGTGACGGCGGGCGAGCTGGTGGCCGCGCTCGAGCGACTGCGGGACCGACTCACCGATGGCCTGTCCTCTCAAGACGTGTCGACGGCGGTGCTCGCGGAGTTCGACTTGCTCGAGTCCGCCGGAGGTGAGGATGGCACCGTGCTCTTCACGGGCTACTACGAGCCCGTGCTCGATGGGAGCATGACGCGGAGCGAGGAGTACTCCATCCCCGTGCTCTCCGCGCCGGATGACCTCATCGAGGTTCCGCTGGAGCCCTTCGCGGAGCGCTTCGCCTCGGAGAAGGTCTTCGGGCGGCTCGAGGGCAAGAGGCTGGTGCCGTACTGGAACCGGTCGGCGATTCGCGGCGGCAAGCTGGGCCAGCGCAAGCTGGAGCTCGCGTGGGTGAGAGACCCGGTGGCGCTGTTCTTCATGGAGGTGCAGGGCAGCGGCACGCTTCGGCTGGTGGACGGCACGGAGCGGCGCGTGGGGTATGCCGCGTCGAACGGGCGGCCGTATCGCAGCATCGGCTCGTTGCTCATCCAGGAAGGCGCCATCCCGAAGGAGCAGATGTCCATGCAGGCGCTGCGAGCGTGGCTGGCGGCGAACCCGACGCAGCGGGACCGAGTGCTCGACCACAACGAGTCCTATGTCTTCTTCCGCTTCCTGCCGGGCGCGGCCGTGGGCTCCCTGGGTCGCGAGGTGACACCGGGGCGCTCCATCGCCACGGACGCGCGGCTGTTCCCCAAGGGGGGACTGGCCTTCATCCAGACGGACCACCCCGTGAAGATGGCGGACGGCTCCGTGCAGTGGAAGCCGCTGGCCCGGTTCATGTTCAACCAGGACACCGGAGGCGCCATCCGGGGCGCGGGGCGCGTGGATGTCTTCTGGGGCCGAGGCCCCGAGGCCGAGCTCGCCGCCGGCATGATGAAGCAGAAGGGGCGGCTGTTCTTCCTCGTGCCCAAGCCTCGCGCCGTCGTCGCGGTGCCGTGA
- a CDS encoding amidohydrolase family protein, whose product MALGSWCSWRRCSAVLWLWGLLLPLGSHAAEPVLLAVRAARLFDGRSAKPLTDAVVLVQGQRIQAVGPSLSIPKGTRVLDLGDVTLLPGLIDAHSHLLTNLATGQGGESLSLELYVARRSTAERALLGAKLGREVLESGVTTVRDLGNSGVNGDVALRDAIQRGWVVGPRISASTRALAPVGGQFQRLQGAAVQGLIEQEYVTVTGAEEARRAVRQAVYDGADCIKVIVDNGHNVLSTEELKAIVEEAHRGNRAVAAHTTRDESIRSAVEAGVDSIEHAYSLPDDVLAPMARKRIFLVPTDGPLSECDTFGSDARDEETRVAMKARCQKFVTKGHERLRKAVAAGVRVAAGSDVYVEVAGRTRGEATVRYLSAYAEAGLPPVEVLRAATANAAELLRMQDRVGTLEVGKFADLVAVGGNPLKDVAALRQVRFVMKGGQVVVDARDAEGRAGAPTP is encoded by the coding sequence ATGGCCCTGGGGTCCTGGTGTTCATGGCGGAGGTGCTCGGCGGTCCTGTGGCTCTGGGGCCTGCTGCTTCCTCTCGGGAGTCACGCCGCGGAGCCCGTGTTGTTGGCGGTGCGCGCGGCGCGGCTGTTCGATGGCCGGAGCGCGAAGCCCCTGACGGATGCGGTGGTGCTGGTTCAAGGGCAACGCATCCAGGCGGTGGGCCCGAGTCTGTCCATTCCGAAGGGCACGCGTGTGCTCGACCTGGGGGATGTCACGTTGTTGCCGGGGCTCATCGACGCCCATTCGCACCTGCTGACGAACCTCGCGACGGGGCAGGGGGGCGAGTCGTTGAGCTTGGAGCTCTACGTCGCGCGCAGGAGCACGGCGGAGCGGGCGCTGTTGGGGGCGAAGCTGGGGCGTGAGGTGTTGGAGTCCGGTGTCACCACGGTGCGGGACCTGGGCAACTCCGGGGTGAATGGGGATGTGGCGTTGCGCGATGCCATCCAGCGGGGCTGGGTGGTGGGGCCTCGCATCTCCGCGAGTACCCGGGCGCTCGCGCCCGTGGGAGGCCAGTTCCAGAGGCTCCAGGGGGCGGCGGTGCAGGGGCTCATCGAGCAGGAGTACGTCACGGTGACGGGCGCGGAGGAGGCTCGGCGCGCCGTCCGGCAGGCGGTGTACGACGGGGCGGACTGCATCAAGGTCATCGTCGACAACGGGCACAATGTCCTCTCCACGGAGGAGCTGAAGGCCATCGTCGAGGAGGCCCACCGAGGGAATCGCGCGGTCGCGGCGCACACGACCCGGGATGAGAGCATTCGTTCGGCGGTGGAGGCGGGGGTGGACTCCATCGAGCATGCGTATTCGCTGCCCGACGATGTGCTGGCGCCGATGGCGCGCAAGCGCATCTTCCTGGTGCCGACCGATGGCCCGTTGAGCGAGTGCGACACCTTCGGCTCGGATGCGCGCGACGAGGAGACCCGGGTCGCGATGAAGGCGCGGTGTCAGAAGTTCGTGACGAAGGGACACGAGCGCCTGCGGAAGGCGGTGGCCGCGGGGGTGAGGGTGGCGGCGGGCTCGGATGTCTATGTCGAAGTGGCTGGCCGGACGCGTGGCGAGGCCACGGTGCGCTATCTCAGCGCGTATGCCGAGGCGGGGCTGCCTCCGGTGGAGGTCCTTCGCGCGGCCACGGCGAACGCGGCGGAGTTGCTTCGCATGCAGGACAGGGTGGGCACGTTGGAGGTGGGGAAGTTCGCGGACCTGGTGGCGGTGGGTGGGAATCCGCTGAAGGACGTCGCGGCGCTGCGACAGGTGCGCTTCGTGATGAAGGGAGGACAGGTGGTGGTGGATGCGCGGGACGCGGAAGGCCGGGCGGGGGCACCAACGCCCTGA
- a CDS encoding 2-oxoglutarate and iron-dependent oxygenase domain-containing protein, with protein sequence MSSDVAGAKDGVVVLDYAKLVDGADLSADIERAYGYDGIGLLVVRGIPGLVELRQGLLPLGFRFAALPNEVKDRYVHARSSYSFGWSHGKEVLKPGQFDEFKGSYYNNPQYDAPQVDAALVEKYPENYLPNVWPDADFPALRPAFQALGRKMVEVGLLVASQCDRYVKARMGDRLSPDAQLERTIRESRACKARLLYYFAINEDATPRTRDSWCGWHSDHGSLTALCPAMYFDAELGAAEPARQDIPVPDPEAGLYVRTRGGEERKVVIPKDCLAFQIGESAQIVTGGLLRSTPHAVQALAHPASRNISRSTFAVFMQPDNEEHLRPPEGTNAEELRVGAFKPGMTFGDFARATFAKFYNPYG encoded by the coding sequence ATGAGCAGCGACGTGGCTGGAGCGAAGGACGGAGTGGTGGTTCTCGATTACGCGAAGCTGGTGGATGGAGCGGACCTGTCCGCGGACATCGAGCGCGCGTATGGCTATGACGGCATCGGCCTGCTGGTGGTGCGGGGCATCCCGGGGCTCGTGGAGCTGCGGCAGGGGCTGTTGCCGCTGGGCTTCCGGTTCGCCGCGCTGCCCAACGAGGTGAAGGACCGCTACGTCCACGCTCGCAGCAGCTATTCGTTTGGCTGGAGCCACGGCAAGGAAGTGCTGAAGCCGGGCCAGTTCGACGAGTTCAAGGGCTCCTACTACAACAATCCCCAGTACGACGCGCCCCAGGTGGACGCGGCGCTGGTGGAGAAGTACCCGGAGAACTACCTCCCCAACGTGTGGCCGGACGCGGACTTCCCGGCGCTGCGCCCGGCCTTCCAGGCCCTGGGGCGGAAGATGGTGGAGGTGGGGTTGCTGGTGGCGTCGCAGTGCGACCGGTACGTGAAGGCTCGGATGGGAGACAGGCTGTCGCCGGATGCGCAGCTGGAGCGGACCATCCGCGAGTCGCGTGCGTGCAAGGCGCGGCTGCTCTACTACTTCGCCATCAACGAGGACGCGACGCCGCGCACCCGGGATTCGTGGTGTGGCTGGCACAGTGACCACGGCTCGCTGACGGCGCTGTGCCCGGCGATGTACTTCGACGCGGAGCTGGGGGCGGCGGAGCCGGCTCGGCAGGACATCCCGGTGCCGGACCCGGAGGCGGGGCTGTACGTGCGCACGCGCGGCGGCGAGGAGCGCAAGGTCGTCATCCCGAAGGACTGTCTGGCGTTCCAGATTGGCGAGAGCGCGCAGATTGTCACGGGCGGCCTGCTGCGCTCGACGCCGCACGCGGTGCAGGCGCTGGCGCACCCGGCGAGCCGCAACATCTCCCGCTCCACGTTCGCCGTCTTCATGCAGCCGGACAACGAGGAGCACCTGCGTCCCCCCGAGGGCACGAACGCGGAGGAGCTGCGCGTGGGTGCGTTCAAGCCGGGGATGACGTTCGGGGACTTCGCTCGCGCGACGTTCGCGAAGTTCTACAACCCCTACGGGTGA
- a CDS encoding lipase family protein: MALTTAQLGITLSAISYLGQFDTNSGRYTLMNNALAATTTGGWQIAWGPATQGEDLVYVAANTQGQYAVVVRGTLFDRIEDLLQDKNINPQEALPFSAPSFPSDAAISKGDVEVWTNVSNMSSSVGPGSGALLPFLQALPSGTSLLVTGHSLGGQVATVLAVWFQAALTNVSVQPVTFAAPTAGNPAFATAYDSTFTTAERYYNSLDVVPRAWTQDGLTSILSLYPGGPQCGPLCKAAVDGALKTLEKNQLVYQQPAAATELTGALYPEKGLLAFEDEVNDQHRALYYMSLLGIPLTTIQLLNKSWAPPPSQSLRSVG, from the coding sequence ATGGCGCTCACCACCGCGCAGCTGGGCATCACCCTCTCGGCCATCTCCTATCTGGGGCAGTTCGACACGAACTCCGGCCGCTACACCTTGATGAACAACGCCCTGGCCGCCACCACCACGGGCGGCTGGCAAATCGCCTGGGGCCCGGCGACGCAGGGCGAGGACCTGGTCTACGTCGCCGCCAACACCCAGGGCCAATACGCCGTCGTCGTGCGCGGCACGCTGTTCGACCGCATCGAGGACCTCCTCCAGGACAAGAACATCAACCCCCAGGAGGCCCTGCCTTTCAGCGCCCCCTCGTTCCCCTCCGACGCGGCCATCTCCAAGGGTGACGTGGAGGTCTGGACGAACGTCTCCAACATGTCCTCGTCCGTGGGGCCCGGCAGCGGAGCGCTCCTGCCCTTCCTCCAGGCGCTCCCGTCCGGGACGTCGCTGCTCGTCACCGGGCACAGCCTCGGCGGACAGGTGGCCACCGTGCTCGCGGTGTGGTTCCAGGCCGCGCTGACGAACGTGTCCGTGCAGCCCGTCACCTTCGCCGCGCCCACCGCGGGCAACCCCGCGTTCGCCACGGCCTACGACTCCACCTTCACCACGGCGGAGCGCTACTACAACTCCCTCGACGTGGTGCCTCGCGCGTGGACGCAGGACGGGCTGACCTCCATCCTGTCCCTCTACCCCGGCGGCCCGCAGTGCGGCCCCTTGTGCAAGGCGGCCGTCGATGGCGCGCTGAAGACGCTCGAGAAGAACCAGCTCGTCTACCAGCAGCCCGCCGCCGCGACGGAGCTGACCGGAGCGCTCTACCCCGAGAAGGGGCTCCTCGCCTTCGAGGACGAGGTCAACGACCAGCACCGCGCGCTCTACTACATGTCCCTGCTGGGCATCCCGCTCACGACCATCCAGTTGCTCAACAAGTCCTGGGCGCCGCCCCCGAGCCAGTCCCTGCGCTCGGTCGGGTGA
- a CDS encoding SDR family oxidoreductase: protein MTTLKGKTLFITGASRGIGLAIALRAARDGANIVIAAKTTEPHPKLPGTIYTAAEDIEKAGGKALPVMVDIRYEDQIAAAVAQAVAKFGGIDILVNNASAISLTGTEDTPMKRYDLMHGINTRGTFACSQACLPYLKKSSNPHILNNSPPLNMEARWFGPHVAYTMAKYGMSMCVLGMAEEFRSEGIAVNALWPRTVIATAAVQNLLGGDETIRGSRQPEIMADAAHAILTKPSRSFTGHFCIDEDVLRADGVTDFDKYQSVPGAELFPDYFI from the coding sequence ATGACGACACTCAAGGGGAAGACGCTTTTCATCACCGGGGCCAGCCGAGGAATCGGTCTGGCGATTGCCCTCCGCGCGGCGCGCGACGGCGCGAACATCGTCATCGCGGCGAAGACGACGGAGCCGCACCCCAAGCTGCCGGGCACCATCTACACGGCCGCGGAGGACATCGAGAAGGCGGGGGGCAAGGCGCTCCCCGTCATGGTGGACATCCGGTACGAGGACCAGATTGCCGCCGCGGTGGCGCAGGCGGTGGCGAAGTTTGGCGGCATCGACATCCTGGTGAACAACGCGAGCGCCATCAGCCTCACCGGCACCGAAGACACGCCGATGAAGCGCTATGACTTGATGCATGGCATCAACACGCGCGGCACCTTCGCCTGTTCGCAGGCGTGTCTGCCGTACCTCAAGAAGTCGAGCAACCCGCACATCCTCAACAACTCGCCGCCGCTGAACATGGAGGCGCGCTGGTTCGGTCCGCACGTGGCCTACACCATGGCGAAGTACGGCATGAGCATGTGCGTGCTGGGCATGGCGGAGGAGTTCCGCTCGGAGGGCATCGCGGTCAACGCGCTGTGGCCGCGCACCGTCATCGCGACGGCGGCCGTGCAGAACCTGCTGGGCGGCGACGAGACGATTCGCGGCAGCCGGCAGCCTGAAATCATGGCGGACGCCGCGCACGCCATCCTCACCAAGCCCAGCAGGAGCTTCACGGGCCACTTCTGCATCGACGAGGACGTGCTGCGCGCCGACGGCGTCACGGACTTCGACAAGTATCAGTCCGTGCCCGGCGCGGAGCTGTTCCCCGACTACTTCATCTAG
- a CDS encoding LysR family transcriptional regulator has product MNISWDDARLFLAIAETGSFSAAATRLRIGQPTVSRKLAALEYQVGAKLFRRSVEGAALTAAGERLLQPARKMAEWAGEFQRAAESRDSTPKGLVRVTASPFFSFDFLAPFAGHVSGKYPGLRLEVQSTIQYADLGRGEADLALRSVATKNADLTCVHTLELENAVFVSKALKAKLPKRPTLQQLPWVAWAPPYESVPPNPQLAALIPGFTPVFTTDNFLVMVAAVEAGVGAMVLGNFPHRFSTQRERGLVPLDVDLGAHGKQTLHLMCAKSALDIPRVRKVSELLVEELERVRRR; this is encoded by the coding sequence ATGAATATCTCTTGGGATGACGCGCGGCTGTTCCTGGCCATCGCGGAGACGGGCAGCTTCAGCGCGGCGGCGACGCGGCTGCGCATCGGCCAGCCCACGGTGAGCCGGAAGCTGGCGGCGCTGGAGTACCAGGTGGGGGCGAAGCTGTTCCGCCGGAGCGTGGAGGGCGCGGCGCTGACGGCGGCGGGAGAGCGGCTGCTCCAGCCCGCGCGGAAGATGGCGGAGTGGGCCGGCGAGTTCCAGCGCGCGGCCGAGTCGCGCGACTCCACCCCCAAGGGCCTGGTACGCGTGACGGCGAGCCCCTTCTTCAGCTTCGACTTCCTGGCGCCCTTCGCGGGACACGTGTCGGGCAAGTACCCGGGACTGCGGCTGGAGGTGCAGTCCACCATCCAGTACGCGGACCTGGGGCGGGGCGAGGCGGACCTGGCGCTGCGGAGCGTCGCGACGAAGAACGCGGACCTCACGTGTGTCCACACGCTGGAGCTGGAGAACGCGGTGTTCGTCTCGAAGGCGCTCAAGGCGAAGCTGCCGAAGAGGCCCACGCTCCAGCAGCTTCCCTGGGTGGCGTGGGCCCCTCCCTATGAGTCGGTGCCGCCCAACCCCCAGCTCGCGGCCCTCATCCCGGGCTTCACGCCGGTCTTCACCACGGACAACTTCCTGGTGATGGTGGCGGCGGTGGAGGCGGGCGTGGGGGCGATGGTGCTGGGGAACTTCCCCCACCGCTTCAGCACGCAGCGAGAGCGGGGCCTGGTACCGCTGGACGTGGACCTGGGGGCGCATGGGAAGCAGACGCTCCACCTCATGTGCGCGAAGTCGGCGCTGGACATCCCCCGCGTGCGGAAGGTGTCGGAGCTGCTGGTGGAGGAGCTGGAGCGGGTCCGGCGCCGCTGA
- a CDS encoding MBL fold metallo-hydrolase — protein sequence MKNAKRLFLAVLALVALPAAVLGVVGVELSSHPHQPSALGAPKPLTNDLLATLGEPGPVELETINSADWAVERGGLINLDHPTAKAAGLTAEDEPIQVFFHALRHPTKGLFIVDTGVESALRTAPEKAAVHGIVSSALKLEETLKVREPLGEWLAKQSQPLAGVFLTHLHMDHILGMRDVPAGTPVYSGPGETSPRAFLNVLVKPVTDRSLEGKAPLSEWPYRPETSGPFEAAVDIFGDGTVWALSVPGHTPGSTAYLVRSTKGPVLLMGDASHTRWGWEHDVEPGTFTADAPRGIESFKKLRAFAQAHPEVEVRMGHQH from the coding sequence ATGAAGAACGCCAAGCGCCTCTTTCTCGCGGTCCTCGCCCTCGTCGCCCTCCCCGCCGCCGTCCTCGGTGTCGTCGGGGTCGAGCTCTCCTCGCACCCCCACCAGCCGTCCGCGCTCGGCGCCCCCAAGCCCCTGACGAACGACCTGCTCGCCACGCTGGGCGAGCCCGGCCCCGTGGAGCTGGAGACCATCAACTCCGCGGACTGGGCCGTGGAGCGCGGCGGCCTCATCAACCTGGACCACCCCACCGCGAAGGCCGCGGGCCTGACAGCGGAGGACGAGCCCATCCAGGTCTTCTTCCACGCCCTGCGCCACCCGACGAAGGGGCTCTTCATCGTCGACACCGGCGTCGAGTCCGCGCTGCGCACCGCCCCGGAGAAGGCGGCCGTGCACGGCATCGTCTCCAGCGCCTTGAAGCTGGAGGAGACCCTGAAGGTGCGTGAGCCCTTGGGCGAGTGGCTCGCGAAGCAGTCCCAGCCCCTGGCCGGCGTGTTCCTCACGCACCTGCACATGGACCACATCCTCGGCATGCGCGATGTGCCGGCCGGGACCCCTGTCTACTCAGGCCCTGGGGAGACGTCGCCCCGCGCGTTCCTCAACGTGCTCGTCAAGCCCGTCACGGACCGCTCCCTCGAGGGCAAGGCCCCCCTCTCCGAGTGGCCCTACCGCCCGGAGACGAGCGGCCCCTTCGAGGCCGCGGTGGACATCTTCGGCGACGGCACCGTGTGGGCCCTCTCGGTGCCGGGGCACACGCCGGGCAGCACCGCGTACCTGGTGCGCTCCACGAAGGGCCCCGTGCTGCTGATGGGAGATGCGAGCCACACGCGCTGGGGCTGGGAGCACGACGTGGAGCCCGGCACCTTCACCGCGGACGCCCCCCGAGGCATCGAGAGCTTCAAGAAGCTGCGCGCCTTCGCCCAGGCGCACCCCGAAGTCGAGGTGCGCATGGGCCACCAGCACTGA